The Geothrix oryzae DNA window CGGACTCGGCCTCCAGCACCTCTGTGTTCCGCACCAGCCCTTCGCGGTACTGATCGCCCACGATGCGGAGGTTCTCCTCGGCCGAAGCCACATTCGCCCCGGCCGTCTCCATCTCGCGCAGGGATTGCCGGAAGGCCCTCAGGGCTGCTGCCGCGGCTTGGCCCGCCTGGCGCTCCGCTTCCTGGAGATCCCGGCGGGCGCGGGTGGTTTCGGCTTCCGCCTGGCGGATCCGGGCGGTGCGGATCCCCCCGTCGAAGACCTTCCAGGAAAGGCCGACGAAGAGGCTCGTGTCGTGCTCATGGACCATGTAAGGGTTCTGGGCATAGGTATGGCTGGCCTCGGCGGCCACCGTCGGGAGGCGGTCCTTGCGACGGTACCCCGCCTGATCCGCCAGGGCCTGGACCTTGGCCCGGGCGCTGCGCACGGTTTCGTTCCGGTGGGTGGCCAGGGCCCGGCAGGCCGGTTCGTCCCAGGGCGGGGTGGGGGGGCCCTCGGAGGTCTCAGGCAGGTCCTGCGGGGTTTCGGCGGGAAGGCCCATGGCGATGTTGAGCCCCTCCATGGCGGAGGCGTAGGCCTGGTCCAGGGCATGGTCCGCGTCGCCCACGGCGCGGAGGGCCACCTCCGTGCGGAGGAGGTCGTTGCGGGCCACCACCCCCTGCTCGAAGAGGGCCCTGGCCTGGGCCAGGTGGCTTTCCAGGGTCTTGCCACGCTGGGCCAGCACCTGCTTCTGGGCCTTCATGTTCAGGAGGCTGAAGTACCGCGCGGCCACCTCGCCCTGGGCCTTCTTCAGGTCGGCCTGACCGGCGTGGGCCACGGCCTCCTCCCGGGCGCGGGAGGCCGACATCGCTCCCTCCCGCCGGCCGAAATCCCACAGCAGGTATTGGATGGAGGCCTTGTAGCGCCAGGATTGCCGGTCCTCGGTGGGGAAGACCTGGGGGGGGACGGCGAGGGGTCCGACCCTCATGGGCTGACTGAGCAGCTCCGACCGGTGCTCCATGACCCGGTAGCCGCCCTGGAGCTGGATCTCCGGCCAGTAGAGTCCCTTCACCTGAGCGGTCTCCTCCTGGGCTCCTGCCAGGCTCAGCCGGGAGGCATCCGCCGCCTGAGAGGCCGATCCGGCCAGCCTCAGGGCCCTGGCCAGGCTGAGGGGTTCGCCGCCGCGGATCGCGTTGGCCAGGAAGGCGCTGAGCAGGAGGGCGGTCGCGGTTCTCATGCGGTGGCCCCCGCCCCTCGGAGGAAGCAGGCGATGGCGCGGTCCACGCAGGCCCCGGGAGACTCGTCGATGCCGCTCCGGTGGCTGTGATAGAGGGAGGCCTCGAGCACCCCGAAGCAGAGCTGCGTGAGGAACTCCTCACCGAGGTCCTGGAGCTGGCCGGCCCCCACCGCCTGGCGGAGGATGGCCTTCAGGCGGCTCCGTTCCGTTTCGTAGATCTCCTTCAGGCGGGGAAGGAACCGGGATTCGAAACCCCAGTCGAAGTAGACCCGGTCATGGATGAACATGGGCAGCCAGATGGCCCGGCCCTTGAACTGGTCGGCGTAGGCCAGGAACATGGCCCGCAGCTGCTCCAGGGGCGGGCGGTCGGTGTGGAGGAGGGCCTCCGCCTGGACGAAGAACTGCTCCGCCCGGCGGAGCATGACCTGTTCGTAGAGCTCCTGCTTGGAGGGGAAGTGCTCGTAGAGGCCCTGCATCCCGATCTGGGCTTCGGCGGCGACCTCCTGCATGGTGGCCTCGTCGAAGGGCTTCCGGCCGAACACCGTGCCCGCTGCTTCCAACAGCAAATCTTTTCTTTGCTGCTTTTCAAGACTCTTTCGGTCCATGGTCATCGGAGACTCCGAATCCATATTCCGAATTTAGAATTTTAATTATGACCGTCAAGTCACCTTTTCAAATCACGCCGACGGCCATTTTGCCCTTGACTGGATCAAACGATTGATTAATTCTTGGAACCTGTTGCTCAACCGTTTGATTGGTGAGCCGTAGTTGAGGAATCATGAACGCTCAATCGACCGATGCCTCCCTTGATACCCGCCAACGCCTGATCGAGGCTGCGATCCTGACCTTTGCCGAAAAGGGCTTTGATGGGGCTGGCATCCGCGAGATCGCCCAGCGGGCCAAGGCCAATTCCGCCCTCGTGACCTACCACTTCAGCGGCAAGGAGGGGCTCTATCTGGAATGCCTCCGGTTCATCTTCGCCCGGAAGGCCTGCCGCGTGGCCGAGTTGGCCGCCGCCCCCTCCCCCGAGGGGCCGGACGCCCGCGCGGCCGCGCTCCAGCAGCTCAAGAACCACATCTGGGCCTTCATGCAGGATCTGATGGCCTGCGATCCGGCTGATCCCCAGGATCCCCTGGGCGAGGCGGCCATGGCGCTCATGGCCCGCGAGATGCAGGCGCCCCGCCCGGTGTCCTCGGCCCTCCTCATGGAGCAGATCCGGCCCCATGTGGACCACCTCATGCAGTGCCTGCAGGTGCTGCGCCCAGACCTCTCCTGGGGCGAGCTCCTGAACATGGGCATGAGCATCCAGGGGCAGCTGCTCTATTTCCGCAACTCCCTGGGCATCGCCCGGCTCATCCGCGGCAACCCGAACTATCCGGAGGATCTCGAGGAGGTCATCCGGCACTTCACCGACTTCAGCCTGCGTGGGCTCGGCATCCCCGAAGCCTTCCCCCAGCCGAGGATCTGACCATGTTTTTGTTCGCCCCTCCCGTTCTCCAAGCTCCGGCGCCGACCGCGGCACCCGCCCCCGAGGCTCCACTGACGCTGGACCTGGTCGGCGCCCTGGCCCGGGCCAGGCATGAGAACCCGCTGCTCCGGGCCGCCAAGGCCCGCGTGGACGAGCGCCGCGGCCTCATCACCAGCACCCGGGCCGATGCCCTGCCGCAGCTCACCCTCGTGGGCGACTTCACCCGCGTGCGGGATGTCTCCATCCTCAACAGCGGCTTCGCAGACAGCGCCGCGACCTTCGGCCTGTCGCCGACCTCCCTGGTGGGCGCCCGCAGCATCTACACCAGCCAGGCGAACCTGACCCAGCCCCTGTTCTATTGGGGCAAGCTGGGCACGGCCGTGGACATCGCCAAGATGGGCGAACAGGAAGCCACCCTGGCCTATACGACCTCGGAGCTGGATGTCCTGCACGGCGTCGCCAAGGCCTACCTCGGGGTGCAGGCGGCCCAGGCCGAGCAGGAGGTCATCGAGACCCGCCGGAAGACGGCGGAGCAGTTCGTGGCGGATGTGAAGGCCCGGCTGGAGGCCCAGACCGCCACCGAGTTGGACCGCCTGCGGGCCGAGAGCGAGCTGCTGGCGGTCATTCCCGAGGCCCTCCAGGCGGAGGCCAATGTGAAGCGGGCCATGGAGGTGCTGAACGGGCAGCTGGGCCTGGATCCCAAGGCACCCCTCGCCCTGGCGCCCCTCGGTCTGCCGGAGGCCGCTCCCAAGCCGGCGGGCGCCGAGCGGAGCGAGCTGGCCCAGCTGAAGCAGCAGGAGGCCATGTACCGGGCCAACGAGAAGATCATCACCTCGGACCTGCGCCCCAAGTTCGACCTCAGCGCCAGCTACGGTTACCAGGCCGGGAAGAGCGACAACCTCTTCAAGGAGCCGTACGACACCTGGAAGGTGAGCGTCACGATGAAGTTCCCGATCTTCGACGGGCTGCGCAGCTCCGGCAAGAGGGCCCAGAACACGGCCCAGCTCGAACAGGTGAAGCAGTCCCGCATCGACCGGGAGCGGACCGTCGCCATCGAGCAGAGCACGGCGGACCGCGAGCTGGAGAAGGCCATGGCCCTGAACGAGGCCGCCCGCCGGGCCCATGACGCCACCGTTGAGGCGCTGCGCATGAGCCGCGAATCCTTCGAGCAGGGGCTCATCACCTCCCTCGACCTCCTGCAGGCGGAGCGCGCCGAACGCCAGGCCGAAAGCCAGCGCCGCCGCGCAGAACTGGGGCTCTGGTCCGCCCGCTTCGATCAGCGCCGCTCCCTCGGCCTGCCTCCTCTCTGATGCTGTCCGGGGGGGACCGCCCGCTCGCTTCGCTCGCGATGTCCCCCCCGGAGCCCCCCACCTCGCCACCAGGCGAAGCCTGACGGCGCGCTCGAATCCGACGATTTCCAGGAGCCGACCATGAACCGAAAAGCCATCCTCTACATCGCCGTGCCCGCCATCGTGATCGCCGGGGCGGCCAGCTTCCACCGCGGCAAGCGCAACAATGAGCTGGATCACCAGGCCACGGTGAAGTCCGAGGGCACGGTACCCGTGACCCTGGTCCCCGTCCAGGAGCGGAGCTTCCGCCCTGCCGTGGCCTTTACGGGCACCCTGCTGGCGGTGAACCGGGCCGAACTGAAAGCCGAGGTCACCGGCCGGGTGACCCGGGTGGCCGTGCAGGAAGGTGACACCGTCGCCGCCGGCGCGCTGCTGGGAGCTCAGGACGAAGACGACTACCAGCTGGGCGTCCAGGCGGCCGAGGCCCAGGCGGCCCAGGCCCGGGCCCAGGCCCTCCAGGCCCAGCGCGACAATGACCGCTCCGTGGCCCTGCTGGAGAAGCGCAGCATCACGCGCCAGGCCGCCCAGCAGGCCGAGACCGCCTACAACGCCACCCGGGCCGCGGCCCAGGCCGCTGAAAGCAACCTGGGGATGGCGCGGCTGCGCCTGAAGAAGGCCCGCCTCGTGGCGCCCTTCGCGGGGCAGGTGGCCCGGCGCGCGGTGCAGCCCGGCGAGATGCTGAACCCTGGCCAGGTCGCCTTCGAAGTCGTGGACAACCGCAAGCTGGAGGTCCGCGCGGACCTTCCCACGGAGGCCATGGCCCAGGTGAAGGTCGGCCAGCGCGCCACCTTCCGGGCCATCGGCCTGGACCGCCTGGTCGAAGGCCGCGTCGCCCAGGTGAGTCCCAGCCTGTCCCAGGACGGCCGCACCCTGCGCGTCCGGGTGGAGGTCCCCAACCCGGATGGCGCGCTCAAGGGCGGCCTCTTCGTCGAAGGCGTGATCCTCGGCGAGGGCGAGACCAAGAGCCCGGCGCTGCCGGCCACCCTGCTGAAGGCCCAGGACCGTGACGCCGAGATCTACATCGTGGAGCAGGAGGTGGCGCGCCGGAGGAAGGTCGTCCTGGGAACCGAGCAGGACGGTTTCCGTCCGGTCAGCGGGCTCGCGGTCGGCGCGCAGGTGGTCGACAGCGGCAAGGACCTGGTGGGCGAGGGTACCCGCCTTCGCGTGATCAGCGGCGCCGCCCCAACCAGCGCGAATGGCGGCCCTGCCGCAGGAGGGAAGTGAACCATGTTCCTGTCTGACCTCTCCATCCGCAGGCCGGTCCTGACCGTCTGCATCATGCTGGCCCTGGTGGTGTTGGGACTCTTCTCCGTGAAGAGCCTGGGCATCGACCAGTACCCCAACACCGACATCCCCACCGTCACCGTCTCTGTGATCTACCCCGGCGCCAGCCCCGAGTCCGTCAAGCAGGATGTGGTCCGGAAGATCGAAGAAGCCGTCAACCCCATCGAGAAGATCAAGGAGATCAGCTCCACCAGCCAGGAGGGCCTGGGCACGCTCGTGATCCAGTTCCACCTGGGCCGCAATGTCGACAACGCGCTGAATGATGTGCGCACGAAGATCGGCCAGATCCGCCGGGATCTCCCCAGCAACATCGAGGAGCCCGTCATCTCCAAGTTCGACCCCGCGCAGCTCCCGGTGCTCTCCCTGGTGGTGAAGCCGGATGCCAAGCATGCGGACATGAACGACCGGGAGCTCACCCGCATCGCCGAGGACTTCCTCAAGCGGCGCATCGAGAACATCAACGGGGTGGGCAAGGTGGATCCGGCGGGGGGCAGCACCCGCGAGATCCTCGTCAACATCGATCCCAAGAAGCTGGAATCCCAGGGCCTGGCCCTCCAGGCCGTGAAGAGCGCCCTGGGCAGCGACACCATGGCCATTCCCAGCGGCAACCTCCTCCAGGGCAACCGCGAAGTGTCCGTGAAGGTGGATGCCAAGGCCCGCACCGTGGCCGACTTCAACCATGTGATCGTGGGCAACAAGGAAGGCCGCCCCATCGAGCTGCAGGAAGTGGCGACGATCGTGGATGGCATCAAGGAGCGCCGTAGCCTCGCGCGCCTGGACGGCAAGGATGTGGTTGCCCTGGAAATCCAGCGGCAGACCGGCGGCAATACCGTCGCCATGGTGACGGCCGTGGAGAAGGCGCTGGAAGAGATGAAGCCCGAGCTGCAGAAGCAGGGCGTGGAAGTGGTCACGGCCAAGGACAACGCCCGCTTCATCATCGACAATGTCGACGATGTGAACATGTCCATCTACCTGGGTGGCCTGCTCACAGTCATCATCGTCTTCTTCTTCCTGAAGAGCTGGCGCTCCACGCTGATCACCAGCCTCACGCTTCCAGTGTCCGTGATCTCCACCTTCATCATCATGCGGGTGCTGGATTTCACCCTGAACACCATGACCCTCATGGGTCTCAGCCTGGCCATCGGCATCCTCATCGACGACGCCATCGTGGTCCGCGAGAACATCACCCGGCATGCGGAAATGGGCAAGGACCATGTCACCGCCGCCCGCGAGGGCACGGCGGAGATCGGCCCCGCGGTCATCGCCACGACGCTGTCCATCCTGGCGGTGTTCGTGCCCGTGGCCTTCATGGGCGGCATCGTGGGCAAGTTCTTCTTCCCCTTCGGCATCGTCGTGGCCTTCGCCGTGGCCGTCTCGCTGTTCGTGAGCTTCACGCTGGATCCGATGCTGAGTGCCGTGTGGCCCGATCCCGAACACGAGAAGAGTTCCGACGCCCATGTGCACTACCGGGGTCGCAATCCCATCATGCGCAGCGTGGAGGCCTTCAGCCGCATGCTCGACCGCTGGGAACAGCTCTACAAGACGGCCATCGAGTGGTCCCTGAACCACCGCAAGACGGTCATGGCCATGGGCGGCGGCAGCTTCGTGCTGGCCATGGGCCTCTCGGGCCTGCTCGGCAACAACTTCATGCCCGACTATGACCGGGGCGATCTGCAGGTGACCTTCAAGGCCGAACCAGGCTCCAGCCTGGCCGCCACCCGCGACAAGGCCCAGGCCATGGAAGCCTCCATCAAGGCCATCCCCGGCGTGGCCTTCACCTACACCACCATCGGCACGGGCCTGAACGGCACCGTGAATTCCGGCGGCATCTATGTGAAGTTGAAGGAAGGCCGCCGTCCCAACCAGGTGATCATCCGCCGCCAGATCCGCGAAGCCTTCCGCTCCATCCCCGGCGTGGATGCGGCCGTGGGGCCGGTGAACGACTGGGGCATGGCCTTCCCCATCATGGTGGCCGTGCAGGCGCCGGACCGGGACGCGGTCATCCAGGCCGTGCCTCTGGTGAAGGAGGCCCTGCGCAGCGTTCCGGGTGCCGTGGATGTGACCACCAGCCTGGACACCGGCAAGCCCGAGCTGAAGCTCGTCATCGATCGCAAGGCAGCCTCCGATCTGGGGGTGAGCCCGGCCCTGGTGGCCCAGATGGTGCGCCCCCTGGTGGACGGCGAAAAGGTGGCGAAGTATGAAGACGAGAAGGGCGAGCAGCGCGATGTGCGCGTCCGCCTCGAGGATCAGCAGCGCCGTTTCACGACGCAACTGGCGAACATGACGGTGCAGAGCACCAAGGATCTGGGCGGCGGCAAGCACCCGCTGGTGCGCCTCAACCAGGTGGTGCGCTTCGAGGAGGGGATCGCCCCCGCCAAGCTCCAGCGCCATGATCTGATGGAAGAAGTGGAGGTCGATGCGAACTTCGAGGGCTCCACCCTCGGCGAAGTCAGCGCCGGCGCCGCCAAGAAGGTGGAGGAACTGAAGGCGAGCGGCAGGCTGCCCGAAGGCACCCGGGTCGAGTTCCTGGGCCAGACCCGGGACCAGAAGGAGACCGCGGGCTACATGGGAACCTCGCTGTTGCTGGCGGTGTTCTTCATCTACTTCGTGCTCGCGAGCCAGTTCGAGAGCTTCAAGCTGCCCATCGCCATCATGGCCAGCCTGCCGCTCTCCATGGTGGGCATGGTGCTGATGCTGCTGGTGACGGGCGACTCCATGTCCATGATGACGAGCATCGGCATGATCCTCCTGATGGGCCTGGTGACGAAGAACGCCATCCTGCTGGTGGATCACGCCCTCCATCTGGAGCGCGAAGAAGGCATCTCCCGTCGCCAGGCCATCATCCGCGCAGGCACGGTGCGGTTGCGGCCCATCCTCATGACCAGCTTCGCCATGATCGGCGGCATGCTCCCGCTCTTCCTGGCGCTGGGCGCCGGGGCCGAGATGCGGGCTCCCATGGCCCGGGCCGTGGTGGGGGGCCTCATCACCTCCACCCTGCTCACGCTCATCGTGGTGCCGGTGTTCTTCGAGATCGTCGAGGACTTCAGCCTGGCCAAGGTCTGGGGCCGGATCCGGCGCCTGCTGGGTCGAGCCGAGCCGGAGCCCGAGGTGGTCCGCCCCCTCGCCGAAGCCCCGGATGCCTGAGCTCGATGAAGCCGGGGCATCCCGGCGGACCATCCGGGAGATATGAGCGCTCGTCTCCGGGCGCCGCTTGAGGCAATCTGAAGGGTGCCATGAATGTCGTCGCCCCTGAGCTGAAGGATCTGCTGCGTTTGGCCGAGGCCCCCGCAGAGGTCCTCGGGGCTCCAGGCGCCCGTCTCCGCTGGACCTCACCGCCCGCCCTGGCCCTGGTGCTGGCGCGCTGGATCACCCGCGAAGGCCGGGTCCAATCCCTCTGGGTGGATGCCCCCACCGAGGGGGAAGCCCGCACCCTGGCCCAGGACCTGCAAGCCCTGCTGCCTGGCGTGGGCGTGGCCCACTTCCCGGGGTTCGCGCCCTATGCCGGCGGCGAAAGCAGCCCGCCGGGCATGGTGCTGCGGGAGCGGTTGTCGACCCTGGTGGGCCTGCTCGAGCGCCAGGTCCAGGTGCTGGTGACGGGGCCGCTCACGGCCTGCGAGAAGCTGCCCCACCCCACCTGGTTCCAGAAGCAGAAGCTGGATCTCCATCGGGGCGCCGAAGTGCCCCGGGAACTGCTGCTGGAGACCCTGGTGGCCCTGGGCTATCGCCGCACGGAGATGGCTTCGGCACCTGGCGAATTCAGCTCCCGCGGCATGGTGGTGGACCTCTGGCCCGACCACCAGGCGCAGCCCCTGCGGCTGGAGACCTTCGGCGACGAGCTGGAGCGCCTCAGCCCCTTCGATCCCGACACCCAGCGGCGCACGGGCGAGGCGCTGGAATCCCTCACCCTGTATCCCCGCTTTGAGGGCGATCGCGGGGACGGCCGGGCCCTGCTGGCGGCCGTGGCCTCCCGCGCGGACCGCACGCCGGAAGCCGGCGACGACCTGGCCTTCCGACGGGCCCGGCTCGCCACCCACGGCCACTTCCCGGGCGAGGAACTGTTCCATCCCCTGCTGGCCCAGCCCAAGGGGCAGCTGGTCCACTGGATGCCGCCCTGCCTGCGGGTGCGGCTGGACGGGGCCTGGGAAGAAGCCCTGCGTGAAGCCGAGCGGACCCGCATCGAAGAGGGCCTGGCGGTGCTCCGCCGGGGCGGCGTGGTCTGCCCTGATTTCGAGGACCGGTTCCAGCCGACGGATCCCAGCCGGCCCACCCTCCACCTCACCGAGTGGCAGAGCGAGGCCACGGTGCCCCTCGCGGCCCAGCCCGTGCGGGAGTTCCAGGGGCGCCTGCCGGATCTGGCCGAGCATGTGCAGGAGCTGGCGCTCACGGGCCATCGGGTCTTCCTGGCGGGATCGACGCCCGGCATGCGGGACCGCTTCGCGGAATTCCTCCGGGACTACGATCTGCCCCAGGCCTACGGCACCGAAACGGGCTGCCGGGCCATCCAGCTGGCCCTGAGTGCAGGGGCCCACCTCAAGGAGCCCGCCCTGGTGGTCTTCACCGAGCGGGAGATCTTCGGGCGGAAGGCCATCCAGGCCGCCCCCAAGAAATCGCGCAGCGCGGCCTTCCTGTCGGACCTGCGGGACCTCAAGCCCGGCGACCGTGTGGTGCATCTCGACCATGGCATCGGCGAGTTCCTGGGGTTCGCGACCCTCACGGTGGGCGGTGAGGAACAGGAAGTCCTGCAGCTGCGCTATGCCGACGGTGGCCAGCTCAATGTGAGCCTGGAACGGGCCGATCTGATGCAGCGCTACACCGGGGCGGAGGGCCACCTGCCGCCCCTGGACAAGCTGGGCGGCGCCAGCTGGGCCAAGGTCAAGCGCAAGGCCAAGAAGGCCATCCGCGACATGGCCGACGAGCTGCTGAAGCTCTATGCCCAGCGGAAGCTGGAAAAGGGCCACGCCTATCCGCCCGACGGCCCGGACATGGCGGCCTTCGACGCCAGCTTCGCCTTCACCCCCACGCCGGACCAGGTCGAAGCCATCGAGGCGGTGAAGGCGGATCTGGAATCGCCGCGCCCCATGGACCGCCTGCTGGTGGGCGATGTGGGCTTCGGCAAGACCGAAGTGGCCATGCGCGCTGCGGCCAAGGTGGCCCTGGAAGGGCGCCAGGTGGCCGTGCTGTGCCCCACGACGGTGCTCTGCTTCCAGCACTTCAGGACCTTCAAGGAACGCTTCGCCGGATTCCCCATCCGCATCGAGATGCTCAACCGCTTCGTGGATCCCGCCGACCAGAAGCGCATCCTCCAGGAGGTGGCCGACGGCAAGGTGGAGATCGTCATCGGCACCCACCAGCTGCTGGGCGCGAAGCTGAAGTTCGCCGACCTCGGCCTGGTGGTGATCGACGAGGAGCAGCGGTTCGGCGTGGGCCACAAGGAGAAGCTGAAGAAGCTGCGCCTCAATGTGGACCAGCTCGCGCTCAGCGCCACGCCCATCCCGCGCACGCTCCACATGAGCCTCACGGGGCTCCGCGAGATCAGCCTCATCGAGACGCCGCCGAAGGACCGGCTGGCCATCGAGACCGTGGTGGCGCCCTGGAGCGACGAGCTGGTGCAGACGGCCATCCAGTTCGAGCTGCGCCGCGGCGGCCAGGTCTACCTGGTGCACAACCGCGTGGAATCCATCGTCTCCATCGCGGCGAGGGTGCGGGAGCTGGTGCCCGATGCCCGCGTGGCCGTGGGGCACGGGCAGATGACGGACGAGGGGCTCGAACAGGCCATGGTCTCGTTCATGGAGGGCCGCGTCGATGTCCTGGTGGCGACGACCATTGTCGAGAATGGCCTCGATGTGCCGAATGCGAACACGCTCATCGTGCACCGGGCCGATGCCTTCGGCCTCAGCCAGCTCTACCAGCTGCGGGGCCGCGTGGGGCGAAGCGATGTGCCGGCCTACGCCTACCTGCTGATTCCGCCCAAGCACGAGATCAGCGAGGACGCCCGCAAGCGGCTGCAGGCCCTGGAGGACTTCTCGGAACTGGGATCGGGCTTCCGCGTGGCGGCCATGGACCTGGAGCTGCGGGGTGCGGGCAACCTGCTGGGCGGCGAACAGTCCGGCCACATCCACGACATCGGCTTTGAGCTGTATGTGAAGCTGCTGGAGGAGACGCTTCAGGAGCTGCAGGGCCAGCCCAGCGGCACCTTCGAGGTGAAGGTGGACGGGCTGGCGCCCGGCGCCCAGCTCAGCCGCCGCTGGATCGACCAGGCCAGCGAGCGCCTGGTGGCGTACAAGCGCATCTCGCGGCTGCGCGAGGAGAAGGATCTGGAGCTCTACCGCCTGGATCTGGAGGACCGCTTCGGCCGCGTGCCGGAGGATGATCCGGAGACGCAGCGGTTCTTCGAGCTGCTCAAGGTCAAGGTCCGGGCGCAGGCCGTGGCCGTCTCCGAGGTGGCCGTGGAGAAG harbors:
- a CDS encoding TolC family protein gives rise to the protein MRTATALLLSAFLANAIRGGEPLSLARALRLAGSASQAADASRLSLAGAQEETAQVKGLYWPEIQLQGGYRVMEHRSELLSQPMRVGPLAVPPQVFPTEDRQSWRYKASIQYLLWDFGRREGAMSASRAREEAVAHAGQADLKKAQGEVAARYFSLLNMKAQKQVLAQRGKTLESHLAQARALFEQGVVARNDLLRTEVALRAVGDADHALDQAYASAMEGLNIAMGLPAETPQDLPETSEGPPTPPWDEPACRALATHRNETVRSARAKVQALADQAGYRRKDRLPTVAAEASHTYAQNPYMVHEHDTSLFVGLSWKVFDGGIRTARIRQAEAETTRARRDLQEAERQAGQAAAAALRAFRQSLREMETAGANVASAEENLRIVGDQYREGLVRNTEVLEAESVLAESRSALADRRYRAYAQQAALLATLGEDLPAFYETHASREK
- a CDS encoding TetR/AcrR family transcriptional regulator; its protein translation is MTMDRKSLEKQQRKDLLLEAAGTVFGRKPFDEATMQEVAAEAQIGMQGLYEHFPSKQELYEQVMLRRAEQFFVQAEALLHTDRPPLEQLRAMFLAYADQFKGRAIWLPMFIHDRVYFDWGFESRFLPRLKEIYETERSRLKAILRQAVGAGQLQDLGEEFLTQLCFGVLEASLYHSHRSGIDESPGACVDRAIACFLRGAGATA
- a CDS encoding CerR family C-terminal domain-containing protein — encoded protein: MNAQSTDASLDTRQRLIEAAILTFAEKGFDGAGIREIAQRAKANSALVTYHFSGKEGLYLECLRFIFARKACRVAELAAAPSPEGPDARAAALQQLKNHIWAFMQDLMACDPADPQDPLGEAAMALMAREMQAPRPVSSALLMEQIRPHVDHLMQCLQVLRPDLSWGELLNMGMSIQGQLLYFRNSLGIARLIRGNPNYPEDLEEVIRHFTDFSLRGLGIPEAFPQPRI
- a CDS encoding TolC family protein, whose protein sequence is MFLFAPPVLQAPAPTAAPAPEAPLTLDLVGALARARHENPLLRAAKARVDERRGLITSTRADALPQLTLVGDFTRVRDVSILNSGFADSAATFGLSPTSLVGARSIYTSQANLTQPLFYWGKLGTAVDIAKMGEQEATLAYTTSELDVLHGVAKAYLGVQAAQAEQEVIETRRKTAEQFVADVKARLEAQTATELDRLRAESELLAVIPEALQAEANVKRAMEVLNGQLGLDPKAPLALAPLGLPEAAPKPAGAERSELAQLKQQEAMYRANEKIITSDLRPKFDLSASYGYQAGKSDNLFKEPYDTWKVSVTMKFPIFDGLRSSGKRAQNTAQLEQVKQSRIDRERTVAIEQSTADRELEKAMALNEAARRAHDATVEALRMSRESFEQGLITSLDLLQAERAERQAESQRRRAELGLWSARFDQRRSLGLPPL
- a CDS encoding efflux RND transporter periplasmic adaptor subunit — protein: MNRKAILYIAVPAIVIAGAASFHRGKRNNELDHQATVKSEGTVPVTLVPVQERSFRPAVAFTGTLLAVNRAELKAEVTGRVTRVAVQEGDTVAAGALLGAQDEDDYQLGVQAAEAQAAQARAQALQAQRDNDRSVALLEKRSITRQAAQQAETAYNATRAAAQAAESNLGMARLRLKKARLVAPFAGQVARRAVQPGEMLNPGQVAFEVVDNRKLEVRADLPTEAMAQVKVGQRATFRAIGLDRLVEGRVAQVSPSLSQDGRTLRVRVEVPNPDGALKGGLFVEGVILGEGETKSPALPATLLKAQDRDAEIYIVEQEVARRRKVVLGTEQDGFRPVSGLAVGAQVVDSGKDLVGEGTRLRVISGAAPTSANGGPAAGGK
- a CDS encoding efflux RND transporter permease subunit, translated to MFLSDLSIRRPVLTVCIMLALVVLGLFSVKSLGIDQYPNTDIPTVTVSVIYPGASPESVKQDVVRKIEEAVNPIEKIKEISSTSQEGLGTLVIQFHLGRNVDNALNDVRTKIGQIRRDLPSNIEEPVISKFDPAQLPVLSLVVKPDAKHADMNDRELTRIAEDFLKRRIENINGVGKVDPAGGSTREILVNIDPKKLESQGLALQAVKSALGSDTMAIPSGNLLQGNREVSVKVDAKARTVADFNHVIVGNKEGRPIELQEVATIVDGIKERRSLARLDGKDVVALEIQRQTGGNTVAMVTAVEKALEEMKPELQKQGVEVVTAKDNARFIIDNVDDVNMSIYLGGLLTVIIVFFFLKSWRSTLITSLTLPVSVISTFIIMRVLDFTLNTMTLMGLSLAIGILIDDAIVVRENITRHAEMGKDHVTAAREGTAEIGPAVIATTLSILAVFVPVAFMGGIVGKFFFPFGIVVAFAVAVSLFVSFTLDPMLSAVWPDPEHEKSSDAHVHYRGRNPIMRSVEAFSRMLDRWEQLYKTAIEWSLNHRKTVMAMGGGSFVLAMGLSGLLGNNFMPDYDRGDLQVTFKAEPGSSLAATRDKAQAMEASIKAIPGVAFTYTTIGTGLNGTVNSGGIYVKLKEGRRPNQVIIRRQIREAFRSIPGVDAAVGPVNDWGMAFPIMVAVQAPDRDAVIQAVPLVKEALRSVPGAVDVTTSLDTGKPELKLVIDRKAASDLGVSPALVAQMVRPLVDGEKVAKYEDEKGEQRDVRVRLEDQQRRFTTQLANMTVQSTKDLGGGKHPLVRLNQVVRFEEGIAPAKLQRHDLMEEVEVDANFEGSTLGEVSAGAAKKVEELKASGRLPEGTRVEFLGQTRDQKETAGYMGTSLLLAVFFIYFVLASQFESFKLPIAIMASLPLSMVGMVLMLLVTGDSMSMMTSIGMILLMGLVTKNAILLVDHALHLEREEGISRRQAIIRAGTVRLRPILMTSFAMIGGMLPLFLALGAGAEMRAPMARAVVGGLITSTLLTLIVVPVFFEIVEDFSLAKVWGRIRRLLGRAEPEPEVVRPLAEAPDA